TCGACCTGCGCTGCCTGGTGCGCGAACGCATGATCGATTTCCTGACCCGCGAGCATCCCTATGCATTGCCCAGGATTCGCGCCGAGATCGTGGCGCAGGAAAAGCCGGCCTTGCGCGCAGCAGAACCGATCTCGCCGGACAACGTGCGTTCGCCGGGTGCCGAAGACGGCGAGCCTGCAGCATCCATCTAGCCTCGTCTGCAGACGTGCCTGGCCGTTTTTGTGTGCGCTGGCGGCCAGCCGGTTCGCGCATCGCTCGGGTGATGCTGTCTCATGACGTCGATGCCTGTACCGCCCCGCATTGCCTTGCGGTCAGTCGACTGGCTTTGCTTGCGATGCGCCCGGTGTCGCCGGCGGTGCGCTCGGCGCGTAGCCGGGCGCGAACCGCGCGTGGCTGCGCTGCTCGTAGGCGTAAGCCAGTTCGATCAGGCGCGGTTCGCTCCAGGCGGTGCCCATGAACAGCAGTCCGAGCGGCAAGCCTTGGGTCTGCCCCATCGGCACGCTCAGGCTCGGATATCCGGCCACCGCCGCGGCGCCGTAGCCGGCACCGGGAAAGGTGTCGCCCTTGCCGAGCGTGGTGACCCAGGCCGCGCCGGTGGTCGGCACGATCAGCGCGTCCAGGCGGTCGGCTTTCAGGGCTGCGTCGATGCCTTGCTCGCCGGCGAGCCGTCTGGCGCTGGCACGCGCGCTCAGATAGCCCGGGTCCTCCAGGCCCGGCGCAGCCTGCGCCTGTTCGAACAACTCCTGGCCGAAGTAAGGCATTTCGCGCTGCGCATCGGCGCGATTGAAGGCAATCAGCGCGTCCAGGTCCTTGACCGGCGCGGCGTGGCTGCGCAGGTAGGCATTCAAGCCGGCCTTGAATTCGACCAGTAAGACCATCTGCTCAGCAGCATCCCACTTGCCATCGGTGACCAGGGCAGTCTCTACCACCGTGGCACCTGCCGCGCGCAAGGTCTGCACGGCGCGATCCAAGACGGCGGCGATCGCGTGATCCTCGCGCAGTGGGTTGCGCAGCAGGCCCAGGCGCGCGCCGCGCAGGCCATCGGGTTTGAGGTGGGCGAGATAGTCTGGAGGGGACGACGGCGCATTGCGCGTGGCCGGATCCTGCGCATCGGGCGCGGCGATTGCCTGCAACACCGCGGCCGCGTCGGCCACGCTGCGCGTCATCGGGCCGGCGCTGTCCTGGCTGGCCGAAATCGGGATGACGCCGTCGCGGCTGACCAGGCCCACCGTCGGCTTGAGCCCGACCAGGCCGTTGACCGATGCCGGGCAGGTGATGCTGCCGTCGGTCTCGGTGCCAATGCCCACGGTGGCCAGGCTGGCGGCGATTGCCGCACCGGTGCCGGCGCTGGAGCCGCACGGGTTGCGGTCGAGCGCGTAGGGGTTGCGGGTCAGTCCGCCGCGGGCGCTCCAGCCGGAGCTGGACTGGGTGGAGCGGAAATTCGCCCACTCGCTCAGGTTGGTCTTGCCCAGGATCACCGCGCCGGCCGCGCGCAGGCGCTGCACCAGAAAGGCATCGCGGGCCGGGCGGGACGCGGCCAGTGCCAGCGAGCCGGCGCTGTTGACCATCGGCACGGCGTCGATGTTGTCCTTGAGCAGTACCGGGATGCCGTGCAACGGTCCGCGCACACGTCCGGCGCGGCGTTCGTCGTCGAGCCGGCGTGCCTCGGCTTCGGCCTGCGGATTGTGTTCGATGACCGCATTGAGTTGCGGGCCGGCGCGGTCGATGCTGGCGATGCGTTGTAGATAGGCGCCGGTCAGTTCGAGGCTGGTGATGGTGCCGGACTGCATGCGCGCCTGCAGGCCGGCCACATCGGCCTCGACCAGCTCCAGTGGCTCGGTGCCGGCCGCCGTGTCAGGTGTGTGGCGCGTCGGGGCGTCGGCATGCGCACAGCCGCACAGCGCCAGCAGCAAGGCAAAGGACAAGGTGGTGGATCGCATCGGCGCGGGTTCCCCGGGAGGTCTTCGCAGGCTAATGGCGCAGGATCGGGGTGACAACGGATGGCCGCGTCCGCGTGGACGGGGCAGGGTGGGTCAGTGGCGACGCCGGACCAGATCGCGTGCCAGCACGCCGACGACGATCAGGTTGATCGCCAGCACGGCCCAGGCGGTCCAGCCAGGATGGCGGACGATGGCGTAGATATCGAATGGCAGATAGATGGCGGCCGACAGGCAGCCCAGCAGCGAGGCCCAGGCCTTGGCGCGCCACAGGCCCCAGGCTTCCACCACATGCAGCAGGCCGTAGGCCAGCATGGCGGCAGCGGCCAGATGCACGGCATCGGGGCTGATGGTCTTGAGCAACGACGGCAGTGCACCGTGGTCGGGATCCAGATTGAAACGGCGGATCAGCGTGCTGACCGCATTCTGCAGCGAGAGCGGGCCCAGAATTTCCAGGCCCGTCGCCG
The window above is part of the Xanthomonas cassavae CFBP 4642 genome. Proteins encoded here:
- a CDS encoding DUF2127 domain-containing protein, which encodes MQRKPYSPDPRAHPGLHAIALLEAVKGVLALLAATGLEILGPLSLQNAVSTLIRRFNLDPDHGALPSLLKTISPDAVHLAAAAMLAYGLLHVVEAWGLWRAKAWASLLGCLSAAIYLPFDIYAIVRHPGWTAWAVLAINLIVVGVLARDLVRRRH
- a CDS encoding amidase; the encoded protein is MSFALLLALCGCAHADAPTRHTPDTAAGTEPLELVEADVAGLQARMQSGTITSLELTGAYLQRIASIDRAGPQLNAVIEHNPQAEAEARRLDDERRAGRVRGPLHGIPVLLKDNIDAVPMVNSAGSLALAASRPARDAFLVQRLRAAGAVILGKTNLSEWANFRSTQSSSGWSARGGLTRNPYALDRNPCGSSAGTGAAIAASLATVGIGTETDGSITCPASVNGLVGLKPTVGLVSRDGVIPISASQDSAGPMTRSVADAAAVLQAIAAPDAQDPATRNAPSSPPDYLAHLKPDGLRGARLGLLRNPLREDHAIAAVLDRAVQTLRAAGATVVETALVTDGKWDAAEQMVLLVEFKAGLNAYLRSHAAPVKDLDALIAFNRADAQREMPYFGQELFEQAQAAPGLEDPGYLSARASARRLAGEQGIDAALKADRLDALIVPTTGAAWVTTLGKGDTFPGAGYGAAAVAGYPSLSVPMGQTQGLPLGLLFMGTAWSEPRLIELAYAYEQRSHARFAPGYAPSAPPATPGASQAKPVD